aaatataataaaaattattataaaccaaGCACAagttaaatttccaataattatttgtaattttaaaaaatttcaccatTTTGGTTTTATGTCATTAACTGATTTTCAAAATACGATcaacaatgatataaaaaaaggatcaTTGGCAGtaacaaatcaattttataacgagatattaaaagctatcgtaaaaaataaagttttaaaaaaaattaataaagaaaaattacctAACATTATAAGATGTATAACACATGTTTTTgtacaacaaattttaaatcttatgaTTCGATCTATcgatcatatattaaatatcatgagtaataaatattgtcctcaaatcaaatttcaactaATTATGCAAGATGGTCAATTATTTCTTAGTCCttctattaaagaaatattttccgtatatcacaatataattgaaaaaattaaaataattgctcAAGATTTAATACCATTTGAGAAAtggtttaatataaaaatattacataaatacattaaaataaaattaccagATTCTTATATTCAAGAATCTCATaagaaattgcaaattattctagataatttatttataagtataaacaatcatataaaaaatataattgaaaaattttatcctacTTCtacatctattttaaaaaaagaaatattatcattcatatcagagaaaatagattttgatttatatattcaacatatacagaaatataacacttatttaaaaaaattaaatgcaatgATAGAAAATACATATCATATAGTAGGAAAATTAGAACAACGCGAAGCtaaagaatctttaaaaaaagaattttatgatattaaaaatatattgctaaataaacttattatgTACCATCAAGAATTCAATCAAACCATTTGttcagattttgaaaatttaaaaacaaaagcaTTAAATATACCAAAAAAtccacaatttttaattgaattaattgattatatttcatatgcatcacaaatattaatgaaagaattagaaaataaaatacagtattcaatatatatgttaaacatattatcagaaataacaattttatcacataatcatattcaattaaataaaaaaactattaattggTTGTATGAAATTAAgccaatatttaaacaaagtaATACTTTGTGTGAggcaatgaaaaatgaattagaagatgatatacaaaaaagaataaataacctaaatattaacattgaaaatattattcctcaacttgatgttttaaataatatggatgatataaataaaattgaagaatatgttgaatattataaaaatcttcttaaacaaataaatcaaattaattatgaaatgcaaaaaattaataaagaagaaacattatttaaattttccgaaACTGAGTTTTTAAATGTGATTGAActacatgaaataattatatcattttatgatcttatttatattatttatcaatggcAAAGAGATCATTCTGTATGGTTAGACGGCCCTTTTGAATATTTGGATACTCTTGTTATAGAAAGCAaaacattgaattattttgaaaaaattactgaaatgaacaaaacatttaaaataaagattaaaatggaTACAACATTGaacaaacattttaaattttctggaATTGCAGATGATCCAGATCCAATGCAACAACCTGCaccattaaaattatgttgGCAAGCACTTAAtagtataaatgattttaaacattatctaccattaataatatgtatgtgtaATCCGGCTTTACAAAAACGACATTGGATAGAAATGTCTGCAATATGTAAGTTTAATCTTATGCCTAATGCAGGAACCAGTTTAAGAAAGATTAtctcatataatttaatgaatgatattgagaaatataaaGCTATTAGTATAAGTGCTAACAAAGAATTAGAGATGcaagagaaattaatgaaaatgatcaaagaatggaataaaatttcttttgaaataagtTTTGATAAACAAActggaataaatatattttctaatttaaatgacATAGAGTTACTATTAGAAGatcatcttataataatagaagaaatgaaaacttcaaattttgttaaacaaataatttcactaatgacagatttttttatatctcttactaaaattcaagaaattattaatcaatgggattatatacaaatattgttattttctttaaattctacTTTTTGTCATCCTAGTATAGAAGTACATTTatcagaagaattttttttatataaaaagaccaaagaaattttgaaaaatattcaagataaaCTCACAAAAACTCCCATTTTtgcagaaattaataatacaataatttcaaaatctttatttgatattattaaaacacttgaatgtatatatcaaaaattaaaaaattatatagaaactaAAAGACTATGTTTtccaagattttattttctttctgataatgaaatagaagaaatattatttaaacctTACAGTTTACAAAcatcaaatatgtatatacaaaaatgttttgaaaatatacaaaaaataaaaattaataaagaaaactatatttattctatttttggtgattataatgaagaattaCATTTAGAGAAatcaattttacttaatatacaatatgatCATGAAGAGAAATGGTTgacatattttgaaaaagaaataaattccacaataaaaaataatattttacaatgttataaaatatttaataaaacatttgcaTACAAtagcattataaattttccaagtaTGGCAATTGTTTGTTCTTTTCAGCTTTATTGGACTAgtgaaatatacaaatattttatatcatttgattttaaagttttaaattttttacattcaaaatatattaatcatttaaatagtttaattaatgaattaaaaaattattcaataaaaagattgagaaatttattaatgactttaattgttatattaattcaacaaaaagacatcattaaattattattagataaaaatattacaaaatctacAGATTTTGAATGGATTGCAcagttacaatattatttaatagaaaattgtatAGAAATATCAACCTTtgatataactataaaatatggaTATGAATATAGTTATTACAaacaatgtataattaatactcCTTTGACAGATAGATGTTTTCATACTCTTATGCAagcatataaatatcatttctttGGAGCTATTGTAGGACCACCTGCTTCAGGAAAATCAGAAACAATTAAGAGTTTAGCAAAAGCTATTGCAgtacaatttcatatttttaattgtactaatataatatcttatgactttttatctcaaatatttAAGGGATACATTTCTTCTGGAGCATggctttgttttaaaaattttgaaacattaaaaactGATTTTCTATCAAGAATTACACAAACTCTTacttctatttttcaaattatagcaACAAACTTAAAAGTCGTAATATTTGAAGgttcttcattaaaaataaatcaaactgGACATGTTTGTATTATCACAAAATtagatctttttaaatattctaatttaccagataatttaaaagtgtTATTTAGATCAGTATCTATGATGATACCAGATATGAATAGAATTGTAGAAGTTAAACTTTTTTCTGGTGGtatatctaattcaaaattattagcttcaaaattaattacattatataaaatattttctgaacaATTGTGGTGTCATTcatgtaacatttttaatttatattctataaaagtaattattaaaactataatttatttaaagagaaactttccagatgaaaatgaaattgtattacTTTTACGttcattaattgatattaatcttCCAAAACTTTGcaatatagatatacatatttttagaaatataattcactATATGTTTCCAGATATCTTGCTGTTGCCTcctaattatacaatatttttagaaactcttgaaaatgtatgtatatccAAATCTATTTATGttcatgatattttcaaacttaaaattatacaagtaTTTGAATTAATGCATGTTCATCAATCTTTAATGATTGTTGGCAATCCTTTTGTTggaaaaacagaaattttaaatattcttcaaattgttttacaattcttatataaacaaGGTATTGAATTtggtattaatataaaaatagaaacaataatTCCAACtacaattgatattaattatctttttggttattttgataaaaagatgaaaatttggaagaatggaatatgttctaaaatatttaattctttctccaAAAATGATCCCTATGATAAAAGATGGATAATATTTGATGGATCTTTAAATACTATatggattgaaaatttatattcaattcttgatacaaataaaatattatatttaacatcagatgaaaaaattaatatgcaaaattcTATATCCATTATCTTTGAAACAATAAGTATGGAAGATATTTCTCCTGCTATTTTATCAACTTgtggtataatttatattgaatcaaaTTCTATTGATTGGAGACCTTatgttaaaacatatttttctaagcataatatttatgataaatatgaagaaattttatatgagcTCTTTGATTGGATAATAAATCCTTGTTtggaatttattcaaaaaaattgtattgtaaCTTTAGCTATTAGTCATTTACATTATGTAATAtcaactttaaatttatttgaaatgtatttaaGAGATGCTCTATCAGAAAAtacagaagaaaaagaaaaaattactcaTTTTTTAACATGGGCACAAGTTGCACTTATATTATCTGTAATATGGGGATTAGGAGGAAATTTAGATATAGATtctcatattaaatttaataatttttgtatttcactTTGGAGTGGAATAAACAAAGAATACCCAAAaccagaaataataaagaattttgaagTAACATTACCTCATGAAGGTTTAAtacaagataatttttatatctttaaaggTGTTGGTAATTGGAAATATTGgggaaatattgatatattaaagagtgaaaaaattttagaaagttcTGATTGTAGTGAAATTTTTGTACCAACAAttaatacaatgaaatataatcatataattttaaaacatataaaatacaaaaaaccTTTTATTATCTGTGGAAATGTATCTATTggaaaaacttatttaataaaaattttattaaaaaataaattaccagAAGGAATAtgttccaatttatttaattttatttctttaagtaCAGCTGCCAAAACACAGCAATTATTaatctcaaaattaaataaaattaggaaaaaacaTTATGGACCtccaaaaaatcaattttgtgttaattttatagaggatcttaatatacaaaaatatgaatataaatcagaaataaataatattttagatcttATTCgacaatatcataattatggttatttgtatgatattaatgaacctgataaaatttttattcatgatATTATGTTTTCactatcaattatttctaataccacaattaaaatatgtcctagatttttaagatattttaatctgTACACTATGTATGAACCTTCTGTGGATactatatttagaatattttcgaatgtactttttaataatttaaaaaaaaattattttactgcAGATATATTAAGTACTGTAACTAGTATAACTAATGCTACAAttgatatgtataattttataattaaaattttaagaccaATACCTACTAagtttcaatatcaatttagCATAAGAGATATAGCTAAAGTTATCAATGGATGTAGTCTTCTTCAAAAAGAATCAATAGAAACTAAAGTTACTTTTATGCGGCTTTGGGCTCATGAAATATGGCGTGTTTTTGGTGATcgaatattagataataatgataaagaatGGCTCTTTCtacaaattaaagaaattagcaaacaatattttaaagattcatttGAAACagttttcgattatttaccaaagtttgataataaaattacaaaagataGTTTTTACTATTTAATGTTTGGTTCTTTTAtagatacaaaaaaagatagaaataaaaaatatgaagaaattaattctattgaaaaattaaaaaataaaattattgtttatttaagtgaatataataatattaatgtcaaAAAACATATTGATATTGTAATATCACAATATGTTTTAGaatgtttgataaaaatttcaagaattttgatCATACCAGgtagtaatttattaatcatttctaGCTTAGGATCTGGGAGAAAATCCTTAGTGACTCTTGCTGCTTATATGCAGCAACAAGAATTATTTGAACCTTCTATACAttcttattgtaattttaaaatgtggagaaaagatataaaaatgattttacaaaaGTTTGCTAACTTAAAACAAGATTTTACACTTTTCTTAAAAGATAAACaaattggagaaaattttcttcatgaTATTTGTTGTTTATTGGCTACTGGAGAAATACCTAATCTATTTtctaatgaagaaaaatataatattattgaaatgataCGTTTACATGctcaaaataagaataaaaatgaagaaataagtaATTGTGctgtaatgaattattttttagagcaATGTAAAAGTAaacttcatattataatttgttttgctACAACAAACAAtcaaataagattatatttacataagtatccagaattaataaaatattgtacattaaATTGGTATGAAATGTGGCCAACAGATACACTTATGCAAATaggtttaaaatatattcaagatattgatattgaagaaaatataaaatcaaatgtaattaaaacttGCATACAATTACATAACTATGCAGAAGAAGTaagcattatatattataaagaaactgGTACAAAAATTCATGTTACATTATCtacatttttacatatgttgaaattatatgtTCATCTGATatgtaaaaaacaaaaaaatatcattacaatgaaaaatagatatttaataggattagaaaagataaaattagcaGCCCAACAagtagaaaaaatgaaaaccacattaacaatattaaaaccaCAATTAGAATCATCTGCtcagaaaatgattattacaatgaaagaagtggaaaatgaaaatattagtatAGAAAAAGCAACTGCTGTtgtacaagaagaagaagaaatagcaaataaaaaaacagaaattgcttcaaaattgaaattagaatgTGAAGCTGATCTAGCTGTAGCAATTCCAATCTTAGAAGATGCTATTGCTGCATTAAACACATTAAAACCTACAGATATTACATTGGTTAAATCTATGAAAAATCCTCCTGATACTGTTAAACTAGTAATGGCTGCAATATGTGTGATGCTTAATGTTCCTCCAGATAGAGCTATTGATACAATTACAGGTAAAAAATATGTAGACTATTGGAGTCCAAGTAAACGCATTTTAAGTGATATGaactttttacaaattttgaaagactatgataaagataatatttcatctaatattatacaaattattaaaaaaacatatataacagataataattttaaaccacATATTGTTGCTAAAGCATCAAGTGCTGCAGAAGGTCTTTGTAAATGGGTATGTGCAATGGTATCTTATGATGAAGTTGCAAAGGCAGTTGCTcctaagaaagagaaattgctTATTGCACAAAAAGAATGTAATGAAGctgaagtttttttaaataagaaacgaaaaacTCTTTCTACATTAAATGTTAAACttggtaatttaaataatagtctTCAAGAAACATtgcaacaaaaaataaaattagaaaaagaaatagaaaactgTACTATTAAACTTCATAAagcagaaaatttaataacaagtttagaaggagaaaaagatcgTTGGATGCAACTTGCAGAAAatcttaaaacaaattatgatAATCTTGTGGGAGATATGATATTAACTTGTGgaattataagttatatagcatcatataatattgtatttcgtaataaaattgtagaaCAATGGAAACAATACatagaagatataaaaatatcatatagtaaaaattataatttaataaatatgcttGGAGAAgatagtaatataaattattggtaTTTTTCAGGTTtacctaaaaataatttttcagtcgaaaatgcaattattatgaataattccaaattatggtctttatttattgattcacAAAATCAAGCAAATGAATGgattaaaagaattgaaaaaaaaaatgatcttaaaattattaaacttactgattctaattatttatcaattattcaatataatgcTGAAAATGGTATTCCtacattaattgaaaatgtaggagaagaattagaaatatcattagatccttttcttttaaaaaaaatttacaatattgaaaaattttcatatttagatACTGGTTttggtattataaaatattcttttgattttcgattatatattacaacgCGATTGCTCAATCCTCAATATTCATATGAGACATTTAGCAaacttacaataattaatttttctattacaaaTGAAGCTCTTCAAG
This DNA window, taken from Apis cerana isolate GH-2021 linkage group LG5, AcerK_1.0, whole genome shotgun sequence, encodes the following:
- the LOC114577363 gene encoding dynein axonemal heavy chain 7-like; the protein is MKMYLNFFKEFPIDWEMNILNLLPNKYKKKYSSLIKSILKEVKDIYIKDMQDFLSKIILSKHKKNENYFPEIIYTNYKFIDDQKIFKNNIFLKHRKLLNKKYYLHLNIIKIIINQAQVKFPIIICNFKKFHHFGFMSLTDFQNTINNDIKKGSLAVTNQFYNEILKAIVKNKVLKKINKEKLPNIIRCITHVFVQQILNLMIRSIDHILNIMSNKYCPQIKFQLIMQDGQLFLSPSIKEIFSVYHNIIEKIKIIAQDLIPFEKWFNIKILHKYIKIKLPDSYIQESHKKLQIILDNLFISINNHIKNIIEKFYPTSTSILKKEILSFISEKIDFDLYIQHIQKYNTYLKKLNAMIENTYHIVGKLEQREAKESLKKEFYDIKNILLNKLIMYHQEFNQTICSDFENLKTKALNIPKNPQFLIELIDYISYASQILMKELENKIQYSIYMLNILSEITILSHNHIQLNKKTINWLYEIKPIFKQSNTLCEAMKNELEDDIQKRINNLNINIENIIPQLDVLNNMDDINKIEEYVEYYKNLLKQINQINYEMQKINKEETLFKFSETEFLNVIELHEIIISFYDLIYIIYQWQRDHSVWLDGPFEYLDTLVIESKTLNYFEKITEMNKTFKIKIKMDTTLNKHFKFSGIADDPDPMQQPAPLKLCWQALNSINDFKHYLPLIICMCNPALQKRHWIEMSAIYILLLPPNYTIFLETLENVCISKSIYVHDIFKLKIIQVFELMHVHQSLMIVGNPFVGKTEILNILQIVLQFLYKQGIEFGINIKIETIIPTTIDINYLFGYFDKKMKIWKNGICSKIFNSFSKNDPYDKRWIIFDGSLNTIWIENLYSILDTNKILYLTSDEKINMQNSISIIFETISMEDISPAILSTCGIIYIESNSIDWRPYVKTYFSKHNIYDKYEEILYELFDWIINPCLEFIQKNCIVTLAISHLHYVISTLNLFEMYLRDALSENTEEKEKITHFLTWAQVALILSVIWGLGGNLDIDSHIKFNNFCISLWSGINKEYPKPEIIKNFEVTLPHEGLIQDNFYIFKGVGNWKYWGNIDILKSEKILESSDCSEIFVPTINTMKYNHIILKHIKYKKPFIICGNVSIGKTYLIKILLKNKLPEGICSNLFNFISLSTAAKTQQLLISKLNKIRKKHYGPPKNQFCVNFIEDLNIQKYEYKSEINNILDLIRQYHNYGYLYDINEPDKIFIHDIMFSLSIISNTTIKICPRFLRYFNLYTMYEPSVDTIFRIFSNVLFNNLKKNYFTADILSTVTSITNATIDMYNFIIKILRPIPTKFQYQFSIRDIAKVINGCSLLQKESIETKVTFMRLWAHEIWRVFGDRILDNNDKEWLFLQIKEISKQYFKDSFETVFDYLPKFDNKITKDSFYYLMFGSFIDTKKDRNKKYEEINSIEKLKNKIIVYLSEYNNINVKKHIDIVISQYVLECLIKISRILIIPGSNLLIISSLGSGRKSLVTLAAYMQQQELFEPSIHSYCNFKMWRKDIKMILQKFANLKQDFTLFLKDKQIGENFLHDICCLLATGEIPNLFSNEEKYNIIEMIRLHAQNKNKNEEISNCAVMNYFLEQCKSKLHIIICFATTNNQIRLYLHKYPELIKYCTLNWYEMWPTDTLMQIGLKYIQDIDIEENIKSNVIKTCIQLHNYAEEVSIIYYKETGTKIHVTLSTFLHMLKLYVHLICKKQKNIITMKNRYLIGLEKIKLAAQQVEKMKTTLTILKPQLESSAQKMIITMKEVENENISIEKATAVVQEEEEIANKKTEIASKLKLECEADLAVAIPILEDAIAALNTLKPTDITLVKSMKNPPDTVKLVMAAICVMLNVPPDRAIDTITGKKYVDYWSPSKRILSDMNFLQILKDYDKDNISSNIIQIIKKTYITDNNFKPHIVAKASSAAEGLCKWVCAMVSYDEVAKAVAPKKEKLLIAQKECNEAEVFLNKKRKTLSTLNVKLGNLNNSLQETLQQKIKLEKEIENCTIKLHKAENLITSLEGEKDRWMQLAENLKTNYDNLVGDMILTCGIISYIASYNIVFRNKIVEQWKQYIEDIKISYSKNYNLINMLGEDSNINYWYFSGLPKNNFSVENAIIMNNSKLWSLFIDSQNQANEWIKRIEKKNDLKIIKLTDSNYLSIIQYNAENGIPTLIENVGEELEISLDPFLLKKIYNIEKFSYLDTGFGIIKYSFDFRLYITTRLLNPQYSYETFSKLTIINFSITNEALQDRLLDFIISKEKPKFQEKFEALLIEDANNIKVLKQQEDIILNILSSTTTNILEDEIAIKSLDTSKNLFLSIMKKQEITKTMSMKINKFRNAYVHFVKYCADLFDILNILPYINHMYRFSFAWFMQLYRESIKDSNKSTILEKRLKYLKSSFTHSFYSSICRSLSEKHKILYSFLLCSKILLNNKQTTEKEIKYFIRPSINHINTVPNFKFDWLPYNTWINIYNLSKTFPSFFNLADDFCYNNKVWEQYYNSESLEDHLIPEPWNSTLSTFQKLILVKILHPDKIIIQIMQMIKNMLGNIQNYSLKMKISQSYAESNYLTPLLFILPACVTPLALISTYAKTKGYLSKFISLSMSKGQEEKAEFLIQKAQKEGNWVFLQNCHLVTHWISYLEKIYESCSTFNVSLNFRLWLSSYCTNKFPINILQNSIKIMHDYPLNIEEALLNIYQCEPIINKEFFEGCPGKDKIFLKLLFGICLFHVIIQEKKYFSIQGWNVPYIFEHTDLKISIMQLKNFINNTNYVPFDILLYFIGECNYGGKIQDEFDSRYLKHLLNDYCNSNIIENGQYMHSNSIQKLIPQRCEYFHIIEHIKKFPSDLLSQIFEYNKSSIITRNTMIAKELVSFLSYINFPISLLDEQIHENEILILINDISDKLYDSIKINEIEEKYTSMPKEYLQIVLLYEIKSLKHILKIIMETLNTLKLTLNGYLPFTNSIKEFAEEIYKNKIPKIWKKIQINIFAENLAQYIDNLLKHSNFIKNWINQGRPTNIWFDALFNCKMFLSAILLTFSKKYNIPIEEIAFYFEITTNKEIEEDVDTYLICGLYICGGRWSLEKNMLVENFSNEIWQNMPPIYLKCSRIKKNIEETYICPIYITAGQHIDSIELSSKNYITSIPLKTNISPIHFIKCGTALFCHIPKYHTL